One genomic segment of Methanocorpusculum sp. includes these proteins:
- a CDS encoding DNA topoisomerase IV subunit A: MSDPTERDTATKKRLMEMAKVWYDQMNSGEIPSITLPTRTKYNIEYDDESEVWKYGDKESVRNAGTAKSATHMLKMAYVIWFIKTQLQENRSSTLREMYYISEGWKQAKFGAQNESNYLIEDLEIITAMQREFFHMRPEEDGASIFGPIRIRENTRRGMKEIHCQDDVGEAGYNIPNNVENVELVDHDASCVIAIETGGMFSRLQENGFDEDYNAVLLHLKGQPARATRRMLKRMNEELGIPVVVFTDGDPWSYRIYASVAYGSIKSAHMSELLATPSAQFIGVKPSDIQRYNLPADKLTEQDVAALRSELTDPRFATDFWRKEINLQLEMNLKSEQQAFASRGLDFVTKEYLPSMLSEIGVLKR, from the coding sequence ATGTCTGACCCAACTGAAAGAGACACGGCAACGAAGAAGCGTCTTATGGAAATGGCCAAAGTCTGGTATGACCAGATGAACAGCGGGGAGATCCCGTCGATCACTCTTCCTACTAGGACAAAATACAATATCGAATATGATGATGAATCCGAGGTCTGGAAGTATGGTGACAAAGAGTCCGTCAGAAATGCCGGGACTGCGAAGTCGGCCACGCACATGCTCAAGATGGCCTATGTTATCTGGTTCATAAAAACGCAGCTGCAGGAGAACCGTTCCTCGACTTTAAGAGAAATGTATTACATCTCTGAGGGTTGGAAGCAGGCGAAGTTCGGAGCTCAGAACGAGAGTAACTATCTGATCGAAGATCTCGAGATCATCACTGCTATGCAGAGGGAGTTTTTCCATATGCGTCCGGAAGAGGACGGGGCCTCGATTTTCGGCCCGATCCGCATCCGGGAAAATACCAGGCGGGGTATGAAAGAGATCCACTGTCAGGATGATGTGGGAGAAGCCGGATACAATATTCCGAATAATGTGGAAAACGTGGAACTTGTGGATCATGATGCTTCCTGCGTTATCGCCATCGAAACAGGTGGTATGTTTTCCCGTTTACAGGAAAACGGCTTTGATGAAGATTACAATGCTGTCCTTCTTCACCTGAAGGGTCAGCCAGCCCGGGCGACACGGCGTATGCTGAAACGAATGAACGAGGAACTGGGCATCCCGGTTGTGGTTTTCACCGACGGCGATCCCTGGTCTTACCGTATTTATGCATCTGTTGCCTACGGTTCGATCAAGTCTGCCCACATGTCAGAACTTTTGGCAACGCCTTCTGCCCAGTTTATCGGGGTAAAACCTTCGGATATCCAACGGTACAATCTGCCTGCCGATAAACTCACAGAACAGGATGTTGCTGCACTAAGGTCGGAACTGACCGATCCGCGGTTTGCGACTGATTTCTGGAGGAAGGAGATCAATCTGCAGCTTGAAATGAATCTGAAGTCTGAACAGCAGGCATTTGCAAGCCGCGGTCTTGATTTCGTTACGAAAGAATATCTCCCGTCAATGCTGTCAGAAATAGGTGTCCTGAAACGCTGA